A single region of the Podospora pseudopauciseta strain CBS 411.78 chromosome 1, whole genome shotgun sequence genome encodes:
- the ERG26 gene encoding erg26, C-3 sterol dehydrogenase (COG:E; COG:I; EggNog:ENOG503NWMM) — MASEKKPSLGSAMVIGGCGFLGHHVVRLLLRDYTTTSISVIDLRCTRNRRPESDGVKYYEADITDVDKLISLFSEARPDVVIHTASPPAQSNDSVSHALFKKVNVDGTAAVIKACQTTGVKALVYTSSASVMSDNKSDLINADERWPTVRGENQTEYYSETKAAAEELVLLANRASPAPSLLTCAIRPSGIMGEGDTMVLYHMINIYRQGRTGVQVGDNNNLFDFTYVENVAHGHLLAARALLLTSSSSTVPLNHERVDGEAFLVTNDSPVYFWDFCRAIWAAAGSPMGTDHVRVLPRGVGMVLGFLSECFFAMIGKPPTFNRQRIVYSCMTRYYDISKAKKRLGYRPLVSLDEGVRRSVKWTLEQEKVNAEKK; from the exons ATGGCGTCCGAAAAGAAGCCATCCCTCGGCTCTGCCATGGTAATCGGCGGCTGCGGCTTCCTCGGCCACCACGtcgtccgcctcctcctgcgcgactacaccaccacctccatctcggTCATCGACCTCCGATGCACACGCAACCGCCGCCCCGAATCCGACGGCGTCAAGTACTACGAAGCCGACATCACCGATGTCGACAAgctcatctccctcttctcagAAGCCCGTCCCGACGTGGTCATTCACACTGcctcccccccagcccaaTCCAATGACAGCGTCTCCCACGCTCTCTTCAAAAAGGTCAACGTCGATGGCACCGCCGCCGTCATCAAGGCCTGCCAAACCACCGGCGTCAAGGCCCTGGTgtacacctcctccgcctcggtCATGTCAGACAACAAGTCCGACTTGATCAACGCAGACGAAAGATGGCCCACCGTCCGCGGTGAGAACCAGACAGAGTACTACTCCGAGACCAAG GCTGCAGCAGAAgagctcgtcctcctcgccaaccgcgcctcccccgccccctccctcctcacctgcGCCATCCGCCCCTCGGGCATCATGGGCGAAGGCGACACAATGGTCCTCTACCACATGATCAACATCTACCGCCAAGGCCGCACCGGCGTCCAAGTCggcgacaacaacaacctcttcgACTTCACCTACGTCGAAAACGTCGCCCACGgccacctcctcgccgcccgcgccctcctcctcacttcctcctcctccaccgtccctCTCAACCACGAGCGCGTCGACGGCGAAGCCTTCCTCGTCACCAACGACTCCCCGGTCTACTTTTGGGACTTTTGCCGGGCCATCTGGGCCGCCGCGGGATCGCCCATGGGGACGGACCACGTGAGGGTTCTGCCGAGGGGTGTGGGAATGGTGTTGGGCTTCTTGAGCGAGTGCTTTTTTGCCATGATTGGGAAGCCGCCTACGTTTAACAGGCAGAGGATTGTGTATAGCTGCATGACGAGGTATTACGACATTAgcaaggcgaagaagaggttggggTACAGGCCATTGGTGAGcttggatgagggggtgagaAGGAGTGTCAAGTGGACgttggagcaggagaaggtgAATGCTGAGAAGAAGTAA
- the rga1 gene encoding Rho-type GTPase activating protein Rga1 (BUSCO:EOG09260CKC; COG:T; COG:Z; EggNog:ENOG503NUWC): protein MAGYDYGGAGGGAPGSLGLGGGDWAHGDPRGNPHGHPHNGRAPNSPAAQGSNGEADLELRQSGERNRSRPRQARTASGQVRVCKKCGEPLTGQFVRALDGTFHLDCFKCRDCGQIVASKFFPAEDENGEGQYPLCETDYFRRLGLLCHQCGGALRGSYITALDRKYHVDHFTCSLCPTVFGAQDSYYEHDGQVYCHYHYSTQFAQRCSGCQTSILKQFVEIFRNGQNQHWHPECYMIHKFWNVRLNSPQEAPVITQDDTAGREHVRGEEERMEEKVYRIWSVLSTFEESSAACISDMLLHVSNGAYVDGVMVAKKFIFHVDILFRSADRLDATMSSDVDPKSGLAYGREAKLLCKKIVAFFSLLSKTQDRVTRKPGVTQELLTLVTGLAHYLKLLIRICLQGALRIEKERNSPDGLYNFLDDLSDLEVLKLDDHSTTTLQLTSGMSRLSAHDSDQCILCHKPIEDECAKSGDKRWHLACVNCSHCGKELGRKLQEARLKPYDTKVFCSTCDPHIPAHLSPFEHITKLQQYVFLLQVALARLLEILRVNGALDNGDDPNGGDLDSAEGRSRQQGGDYPRHHRESSYESALNDVRRLKSTRMDKHLSSSFRKARTSRILDGPESSSVRPGSAGGTGEGGQSRGFHIVDERGPIDEEDMTLPNQDALTLDDIPRIVAAEQAAREQRSYQPNQNRQELFRSPATEPRLGAGGANNMHQRSLSDGKGVGSRGLPDQGTMRGTRRYFSELSGLEYFIVRHLAVMTMHPMVENEFTLEELLGFIENKKAPTFWKNIGKAFKNDKQKAVKKKGVFGVPLEVIIERDGCESTDGVGPGTLKIPSIIDDIISAMKQMDLSVEGVFRKSGNLKKLGEVAEALDREEDVDFSSTHVVQLAALLKRYLRELPDPLMTQKLYRLWLTAAKIPDPEKRKHCLHLACCLLPKANRDCLEVLFCFLKWVGSFHQVDDESGSKMDIRNLATVIAPNVLLDANKAASLDSDPMFAIQAVEVIIASIEEMCLVPDDLADLLQDQSLFNNSAELTTKEILKRFGDRAANGPIRQYSDVGELMGRHDNNPSRPPPRRIETDPASWQQESSVRPMQEPTIPAFAAAATPPVQGTPPPHKRGPYDPPQQSPYRGPEAGNQGHLTPSQPPQQQPQHNQPQPGPPGQGNRGEWRNSGWGRQNNGLTTGTA, encoded by the exons ATGGCAGGATACGACtatggtggtgctggcggcgGAGCTCCTGGTAGCCTGGGCCTAGGAGGCGGCGATTGGGCACACGGTGATCCTCGTGGGAACCCTCACGGCCATCCTCACAATGGCAGAGCCCCAAACTCACCAGCAGCTCAGGGCAGCAACGGAGAAGCAGACTTGGAGTTGAGACAAAGCGGCGAGCGCAACAGATCGCGGCCACGGCAGGCTAGGACAGCCAGTGGCCAGGTGCGTGTCTGCAAGAAGTGTGGAGAGCCTTTGACAGGTCAATTCGTTCGCGCTCTGGATGGCACATTCCATTTGGACTGCTTCAAGTGCCGG GATTGCGGACAAATCGTAGCTTCCAAATTCTTCCCAGCAGAGGACGAGAACGGCGAGGGACAATACCCCCTTTGCGAAACGGATTACTTCCGACGACTAGGCCTGCTGTGCCATCAATGCGGTGGAGCATTACGAGGTTCCTACATAACTGCGCTCGATCGCAAATACCACGTCGATCACTTCACCTGCTCCCTTTGCCCAACAGTATTCGGTGCTCAAGACAGCTATTATGAGCATGATGGCCAGGTTTATTGCCATTACCATTACTCGACCCAGTTCGCCCAAAGATGCAGCGGCTGTCAAACCTCGATCCTGAAACAATTCGTTGAAATATTCCGAAACGGACAAAACCAGCACTGGCATCCTGAATGCTACATGATCCACAAGTTTTGGAACGTCCGCCTCAATTCACCACAAGAAGCGCCTGTCATCACCCAAGATGACACTGCGGGCCGCGAGCACGTccgcggcgaggaggaacgcatggaggagaaggtaTACCGGATCTGGAGCGTGCTGTCGACCTTCGAAGAATCTTCGGCTGCTTGTATATCAGATATGCTCCTGCATGTGAGCAATGGCGCCTATGTGGATGGTGTCATGGTGGCGAAGAAGTTCATCTTCCATGTCGACATCCTTTTCCGTTCTGCAGACCGGCTCGACGCCACTATGTCCAGCGACGTGGACCCAAAAT CTGGTTTGGCATACGGGCGTGAGGCCAAATTGCTTTGCAAAAAGATCGTGGCATTTTTCTCGCTGTTGTCCAAAACCCAAGACCGTGTTACACGCAAGCCTGGTGTCACGCAAGAGCTGTTGACGCTTGTCACCGGTCTTGCCCACTATTTGAAGCTACTTATCAGAATCTGTCTGCAAGGCGCTCTTCGGAtcgaaaaagaaaggaactCACCAGATGGCCTTTACAATTTCCTGGATGATCTGAGCGATCTCGAAGTGCTCAAATTGGACGACCATTCTACAACCACACTCCAGTTGACTTCGGGCATGTCCAGATTATCAGCACATGATTCGGACCAGTGCATCCTCTGCCATAAGCCCATCGAAGACGAATGTGCAAAGAGTGGAGATAAACGGTGGCACCTGGCCTGCGTCAACTGCTCGCATTGCGGCAAAGAGCTTGGTCGCAAGCTTCAAGAGGCCCGGTTGAAACCCTACGACACCAAGGTATTTTGCAGTACTTGCGACCCTCATATTCCTGCACACCTATCGCCGTTTGAACACATTACCAAGCTTCAACAATACGTCTTCCTGCTCCAGGTTGCCCTGGCTAGACTGCTGGAGATTCTTCGAGTGAACGGCGCTCTTGACAATGGTGACGATCCAAACGGAGGCGATCTTGACTCTGCTGAGGGTAGGTCCAGGCAGCAAGGGGGCGATTATCCACGACATCATCGAGAGTCGTCCTACGAGAGCGCTCTCAATGATGTCCGGAGACTAAAGAGCACCCGTATGGACAAGCACTTGTCGTCCAGCTTTAGAAAGGCAAGGACATCAAGGATTCTGGATGGACCTGAGAGCAGCAGCGTGCGGCCAGGGTCGGCTGGTGGCACAGGCGAGGGGGGTCAGAGTAGGGGATTCCATATTGTCGACGAGCGCGGGCCTATCGATGAAGAGGACATGACATTGCCCAATCAGGACGCCTTGACACTCGACGATATCCCAAGGATTGTTGCGGCTGAGCAAGCAGCAAGGGAACAAAGGTCCTATCAGCCAAACCAGAACCGCCAGGAGCTTTTCCGGTCTCCGGCCACGGAACCACGActgggtgctggtggtgctaATAACATGCACCAGCGAAGTCTGTCAGATGGCAAAGGAGTCGGTTCACGCGGTCTCCCAGACCAGGGCACCATGCGAGGCACACGACGGTATTTCTCGGAGTTATCAGGACTGGAGTACTTTATCGTCAGACACTTGGCTGTCATGACGATGCATCCTATGGTTGAGAATGAGTTTACGCTGGAGGAGCTCCTGGGGTTCATTGAGAACAAGAAGGCTCCTACTTTCTGGAAGAACATTGGCAAGGCGTTCAAAAATGACAAGCAAAAGgccgtcaagaagaagggggtgtttGGCGTCCCATTGGAAGTCATCATTGAGCGGGACGGTTGCGAGTCGACCGATGGTGTCGGACCTGGTACTTTGAAGATCCCTTCCATTATCGACGACATCATCTCGGCAATGAAGCAAATGGACCTCTCGGTTGAAGGTGTCTTCCGAAAGAGTGGTAACCTCAAGAAGTTGGGAGAGGTGGCCGAAGCGCTGGACAGGGAAGAGGATGTTGATTTTAGCTCGACGCATGTTGTTCAGCTGGCCGCCCTCTTGAAGCGATACCTGCGAGAACTCCCAGATCCTTTGATGACGCAGAAACTCTACCGTCTTTGGTTAACAGCGGCCAAGATCCCAGATCCAGAAAAGAGGAAGCACTGCCTGCACTTGGCATGCTGCTTGCTTCCAAAAGCAAACCGCGACTGCTTGGaagttttgttttgtttcttgaaATGGGTGGGATCTTTCCACCAGGTGGACGATGAATCCGGATCCAAAATGGACATCAGGAATCTGGCCACCGTCATTGCCCCCAACGTTTTGTTGGATGCCAACAAGGCTGCAAGCCTTGACAGCGACCCCATGTTTGCCATTCAGGCCGTGGAGGTTATAATTGCTAGTATTGAGGAGATGTGTCTG GTCCCTGATGACCTGGCCGATCTCCTGCAAGATCAATCATTATTCAACAACAGTGCCGAATTGACAACCAAGGAAATTCTGAAGCGTTTCGGCGACCGTGCAGCCAACGGCCCAATCCGACAGTATAGTGACGTAGGAGAGCTGATGGGCCGCcacgacaacaaccccagccGCCCACCGCCGAGGAGAATAGAAACCGACCCGGCATCATGGCAGCAGGAAAGCAGCGTGCGACCAATGCAGGAGCCAACGATACCAGCCTTTGCGGCAGCGGCAACACCACCTGTTCAGGGcacgccaccaccacacaaacGTGGACCGTATGACCCGCCCCAACAGTCACCATACAGAGGACCGGAGGCCGGGAACCAAGGGCATTTGACACCATCACAGCcgccacaacaacagccgcaGCACAACCAGCCTCAGCCAGGACCACCAGGACAGGGAAACAGAGGGGAGTGGAGGAACTCGGGGTGGGGGAGACAGAATAACGGGTTGACTACCGGGACTGCGTAG
- a CDS encoding hypothetical protein (COG:S; BUSCO:EOG09261YRA; EggNog:ENOG503NX1B), whose protein sequence is MSTNGIRSSDRRYSSEEDHHPTTTNEHTRLLPNRVDSTTYTPYNPSNGPYLSPDDPAVSPYNLFTVRLVRYATVALTILTFIWWVLMVVSVFVTPPGLHVRGSPFFSFSYATVALVTLTISLIFFAVPSKSQRVLSLVLAGLLLVDTTVIVAVTRTRHEEIWVGIGSVGWATLMVGWVVIADRTVQWGKAEEEERLTGRPEHRRTLLEWTEVLLSSVALSVITAVVVLMTCTLILRAVDSGLRPPGERYWVDEDKYQIHLYCYGNKTDASGAKSTTVLIEGGEDPVERGLWQLAENAVKNGSIERFCFADRPGMAWSDTAPSPLSASMASDVLGETLSRAGEEGPWVLVSAGIGSIYSRVFSSRHGEDVRGLLMIDPLHEDLLSRVGDPGRGFLLWLRGVISPCGIDRILGALLRGRRSMDRVWGRASYQSGTTIFAKLQESLVADSLTKRDVASSRAIQDKETPLVIISSGEQIRRDSEWEAKQRDLSHLTRKLEDWDIVDKAPHRVWDTLEGRDVIERRLKKLVKA, encoded by the exons aTGTCCACAAACGGCATCCGGTCCTCGGACCGGCGCTACTCCTCCGAAGaggaccaccaccccaccacaacaaacGAACacacccgcctcctccccaaccgcgTCGACAGCACAACCTACACCCCCtacaacccctccaacggCCCTTACCTCTCCCCCGACGACCCAGCCGTGTCCCCCTACAACCTCTTCACCGTCCGCCTGGTCCGCTACGCCACCGTCGCGCTCACCATCCTGACATTCATctggtgggtgttgatggtcgTCTCCGTCTTCGTCACACCACCCGGTCTTCACGTTCGCGGATCACCCTTCTTCAGCTTTAGTTACGCTACTGTTGCGCTAGTTACGCTTACCATCTCGTTGATCTTCTTTGCGGTGCCGAGTAAGAGCCAACGGGTTTTGAGTCTGGTTCTTGCGgggctgttgctggttgATACGACTGTTATCGTTGCggtgacgaggacgagacATGAGGAGATTTGGGTAGGCATAGGGAGTGTCGGTTGGGCTACGCTCatggtggggtgggtggtcaTTGCGGACAGGACGGTTCAGTGGGGTAaggcggaggaagaggagaggttgacTGGGCGGCCGGAGCACAGGAGGACGTTGCTGGAGTGGACAGAGGTGCTGCTGTCGAGTGTGGCGCTTTCGGTGATTactgcggtggtggtgctcatGACTTGTACCTTGATCTTGAGGGCGGTTGATTCTGGGCTGAGACCGCCAGGTGAAAGGTACTGGGTGGATGAGGACAAGTACCAGATTCATCTGTACTGCTACGGGAACAAGACTGATGCCAGCGGGGCAAAGTCGACGACGGTGTTgattgagggaggtgaggatcCGGTTGAAAGGGGCCTGTGGCAGCTGGCCGAGAATGCGGTCAAAAATGGCTCGATTGAGAGGTTCTGCTTTGCGGATAGGCCCGGTATGGCTTGGAGTGACACTGCTCCGTCGCCACTCTCGGCCAGCATGGCTTCggatgttttgggggagaCATTGTCGAgggctggagaggagggtcCCTGGGTTTTGGTCAGTGCTGGGATTGGGTCGATCTACTCGAGAGTGTTCAGCTCAAGACACGGAGAAGATGTGAGGGGCTTGTTGATGATTGATCCGCTTCATGAGGATCTGCTCTCAAGAGTTGGAGACCCAGGCCGTGGGTTTTTGCTCTGGCTGAGAGGCGTCATCTCGCCGTGCGGAATTGATAGAATCCTCGGTGCGCTACTCAGAGGGAGACGCTCCATGGACCGAGTTTGGGGCCGTGCCTCGTATCAATCTGGCACCACCATCTTTGCCAAACTGCAGGAAAGTCTGGTGGCCGACTCTCTCACGAAGCGAGACGTTGCTTCAAGCCGGGCCATTCAGGACAAGGAGACGCCACTGGTTATTATTAGCTCTGGGGAACAAATAAGACGGGATAGTGAGTGGGAAGCTAAG CAACGGGATCTAAGCCACCTTACCAGGAAGCTGGAAGACTGGGATATTGTTGACAAGGCTCCCCATCGTGTCTGGGATACCCTCGAGGGGAGAGACGTCATCGAAAGGAGGCTGAAGAAATTGGTAAAGGCCTAA
- a CDS encoding hypothetical protein (EggNog:ENOG503PICV), protein MDPTYRTSYPPAMSGANPEATDPQHRSKSRKSSKPTSVKSSSKKQQPPSPIKDRSRSEGGGGGKLLGKVSKLTGWLSTSEPSTQALLSHQKEAFRKAGIPLTDSEAHSKLRAPIGEIPSDAITSTTGPDPEELLRRRKEERRRKERERRGSELIAGGSIRSGGSGGSGRFSGYSMSGGSGSFRKGEVLGLSPVGGDGGQQQVPWNYGWDDKWQ, encoded by the coding sequence CAGAAGCAACAGACCCCCAACACCGGTCCAAATCCCGCAAAAGCAGCAAACCAACCTCTgtcaaatcctcctccaagaaacaacagcccccctccccaatcaaAGACAGGAGTCGAAGCGaaggcggaggtggagggaaaCTCCTGGGAAAGGTCTCCAAACTCACGGGCTGGCTCTCAACATCCGAGCCCTCCACGCAAGCTCTTCTGTCACACCAAAAAGAAGCTTTCCGCAAGGCGGGGATCCCCCTGACGGATAGTGAAGCTCACTCCAAGCTCAGGGCACCGATAGGGGAGATCCCTTCTGATGCGATCACCTCGACGACGGGACCTGATCCGGAGGAACTgctcaggaggaggaaggaagagaggaggagaaaagagagggagaggagggggagtgagCTGATCGCAGGGGGGAGTATAAGGAgtggggggagtggtggaagtgggaggTTTTCTGGGTATAGTATGagtggggggagtgggagttttaggaagggggaggtatTGGGGTTAAGTCCGGTTGGCGGGGATGGGGGCCAGCAGCAAGTGCCGTGGAATTATGGGTGGGATGACAAATGGCAGTGA